The Maridesulfovibrio zosterae DSM 11974 genome contains a region encoding:
- a CDS encoding cytochrome c biogenesis CcdA family protein, producing MDQVFIIINQWMTGGVLVGALGCFLWGMVSVLFSPCHLASIPLIVGYVAGQEKVIEGRLATMYAVLFTTGLFITIAVIGLICSLLGRMLGDVGPYWTIVVGLILIWVALDMLGIARCSMSGGLMGKLKVKGKSGAFILGLAYGVLSGSCTFGFIAPILAIITIQKNIITGVIFIVLFGIGHCIPIVVAGGSAAMVKKLLANSNWQRGGFLFRKVAGVIIGFLGLYFFLYPFVSSA from the coding sequence ATGGATCAGGTTTTCATCATCATTAACCAATGGATGACTGGAGGAGTGCTGGTCGGCGCTTTGGGATGCTTTTTATGGGGTATGGTCAGCGTGTTGTTCAGTCCCTGTCACCTGGCATCCATTCCTCTTATTGTAGGATATGTTGCCGGCCAGGAGAAAGTCATCGAAGGTAGACTGGCGACGATGTATGCGGTCCTTTTTACTACAGGGCTGTTTATTACTATCGCTGTGATTGGCCTGATCTGCTCATTGCTCGGACGCATGCTTGGTGATGTAGGTCCTTATTGGACCATTGTGGTGGGACTGATACTTATTTGGGTCGCTTTGGATATGCTCGGCATAGCACGGTGTTCCATGTCCGGCGGGCTGATGGGCAAATTGAAAGTAAAAGGCAAGTCCGGAGCATTTATCCTCGGGCTTGCCTATGGAGTGCTTTCCGGTTCATGTACTTTTGGTTTTATAGCTCCCATTCTGGCTATCATCACTATACAGAAGAATATTATTACCGGTGTCATTTTCATTGTACTTTTCGGTATCGGGCACTGCATACCTATCGTTGTGGCTGGTGGATCAGCAGCCATGGTCAAGAAGCTTCTTGCTAATTCTAATTGGCAACGAGGCGGATTTCTGTTCCGGAAAGTAGCGGGCGTAATTATTGGATTTCTTGGATTATATTTCTTTCTTTATCCATTTGTAAGCTCAGCCTAG
- a CDS encoding permease, protein MIDDGTNTTKCSCKKEPEDYGKGVQSGIAKMILIGAVCVGIWYAIYSQLLSFSEWFSYSILGLSADSHLGSAVQFFVYDTPKVLMLLLIVVFFVGILRSFVTVDWTRRVLAGKKESVGNVLAALLGVVTPFCSCSAVPLFIGFMTAGVPLGVTFSFLISAPMVNEIALVLLYGLLGWKIAALYFVTGISVAVVAGWVMGQMKLEKYVEDWVMEIRAGESGLSDQKMTWQQRFEYALDSVKDIVGRVWKYVVIGIAVGAGIHGYVPEGYLASIMGNSSWWSVPFSVVIGIPMYTNAAGVIPIVEALLGKGAALGTVLAFMMSVIALSFPEMVILRKVLKPRLISIFIGVVGCGILFVGYLFNAII, encoded by the coding sequence ATGATAGATGACGGAACAAATACCACAAAATGTTCATGCAAAAAAGAGCCGGAAGACTATGGCAAAGGAGTACAATCAGGGATTGCTAAAATGATCCTGATTGGTGCCGTCTGTGTAGGAATCTGGTATGCAATATACAGCCAGCTTCTAAGTTTTTCAGAATGGTTTAGTTACTCAATCTTAGGGTTGTCAGCTGATAGCCATCTTGGCTCTGCCGTACAGTTTTTTGTGTACGACACTCCGAAGGTTCTCATGCTCCTGTTGATTGTCGTTTTTTTCGTAGGCATTCTTAGATCGTTTGTGACGGTTGATTGGACACGCCGCGTCCTTGCCGGAAAGAAGGAATCAGTTGGTAATGTCCTTGCAGCACTGCTAGGTGTTGTTACTCCGTTTTGTTCCTGTTCGGCGGTACCGCTGTTTATAGGATTCATGACAGCTGGGGTTCCCCTCGGCGTGACCTTTTCTTTTCTCATTTCTGCACCAATGGTAAACGAAATAGCCCTTGTTCTTTTATATGGCTTGCTCGGGTGGAAGATTGCAGCTTTGTATTTCGTAACAGGTATCAGCGTGGCCGTCGTCGCAGGATGGGTTATGGGACAAATGAAGCTTGAGAAATATGTAGAAGACTGGGTCATGGAAATTCGCGCAGGGGAAAGCGGATTAAGCGATCAGAAGATGACATGGCAGCAGCGCTTTGAATATGCCCTTGATTCCGTGAAGGACATTGTGGGGCGGGTCTGGAAATACGTTGTCATCGGTATTGCCGTTGGTGCTGGCATTCATGGTTACGTGCCCGAAGGGTATCTGGCCAGTATTATGGGCAACTCTTCCTGGTGGTCTGTACCTTTTTCGGTAGTGATAGGCATTCCCATGTATACGAACGCAGCCGGGGTTATTCCAATTGTCGAAGCACTGCTTGGCAAAGGAGCTGCACTTGGTACAGTTCTGGCCTTTATGATGAGTGTTATAGCATTATCTTTTCCTGAAATGGTTATTCTGCGAAAGGTACTTAAACCTCGCTTAATTTCAATATTCATCGGAGTTGTCGGATGCGGCATTTTGTTTGTCGGCTATCTGTTCAACGCAATCATCTAA
- a CDS encoding thioredoxin family protein produces the protein MKIQVMGPGCSKCEQVEKIVKEAVAESGVDAEVIKVSDFKEIASFGVFSTPAVAVDGEVKVMGKVPSKKDVISWIK, from the coding sequence ATGAAAATTCAAGTAATGGGCCCTGGATGCTCCAAATGTGAACAAGTGGAAAAAATTGTAAAAGAAGCTGTTGCTGAATCTGGCGTAGACGCCGAAGTTATCAAGGTTTCTGATTTTAAGGAAATAGCTTCATTCGGAGTATTCTCAACTCCGGCAGTGGCCGTTGATGGCGAAGTTAAAGTAATGGGAAAAGTGCCTAGTAAGAAAGACGTAATAAGCTGGATTAAATAA
- the murA gene encoding UDP-N-acetylglucosamine 1-carboxyvinyltransferase, whose protein sequence is MDKLVIEGGVPLHGPIRVSGSKNAALPILLACILPQGQVNLTNVPRLRDIHTTLKLLDILGCETSFDGNNVTSTVCDLKVEAPYDLVKTMRASVLCLGPLLALKGEAKVALPGGCAIGARPVDLHLTAFEQMGATFDLDSGYIHGRCDKLKGAHIHFDFPTVGGTENVLMAASIAEGDSIIENAAREPEVVDLANFLNACGAKITGHGTSLIKVEGVSSLHGCDYKIMPDRIEAGTYMVAAAMTDGDLLIEDCPFLELDSVVYKLEQMGVFMQEEEGGVRVRRKNGNLIGVDITTQPFPGFPTDMQAQLMTLMCLADGAGTIEEKIFENRFMHVQELMRMGADIKLKGRTAMVRGVERLTGAPVMASDLRASASLVVAGLAASGRTDVQRIYHLDRGYEKLEDKLSAVGARIWREKE, encoded by the coding sequence ATGGATAAATTAGTTATTGAGGGTGGAGTTCCTCTTCATGGTCCCATCAGAGTCAGCGGTTCTAAAAATGCGGCTCTGCCGATTCTTCTTGCATGTATTCTGCCTCAGGGACAGGTCAATCTTACAAATGTACCACGCTTAAGAGATATTCATACCACTCTTAAACTTCTTGATATTCTCGGTTGTGAAACTTCATTTGACGGAAACAACGTTACCAGCACTGTTTGTGATCTCAAAGTTGAGGCCCCTTATGATCTGGTAAAAACAATGCGTGCTTCAGTGCTCTGCCTGGGGCCTCTGCTGGCTCTTAAAGGTGAAGCTAAGGTAGCTCTCCCCGGTGGTTGTGCTATCGGCGCAAGGCCCGTTGATCTGCATCTAACTGCATTTGAGCAGATGGGGGCAACTTTTGATCTTGATTCAGGTTACATTCATGGACGCTGCGATAAATTAAAAGGGGCACATATCCATTTTGATTTTCCAACTGTGGGTGGAACAGAGAATGTGCTTATGGCTGCTTCGATTGCTGAGGGTGATTCTATTATCGAAAACGCTGCTCGCGAACCTGAAGTTGTGGACCTTGCAAATTTTCTAAATGCCTGCGGTGCTAAAATAACCGGACATGGAACCAGTCTTATTAAGGTTGAGGGCGTTTCCTCACTGCACGGTTGTGATTACAAAATTATGCCGGACCGCATTGAGGCCGGAACATATATGGTTGCCGCTGCAATGACAGACGGTGATCTTCTTATTGAAGATTGTCCTTTTCTGGAACTGGACTCCGTAGTTTACAAGCTGGAACAGATGGGCGTCTTTATGCAAGAGGAAGAAGGCGGAGTAAGGGTGCGCCGTAAAAACGGTAATCTGATCGGTGTTGATATCACTACTCAGCCATTTCCGGGTTTTCCAACTGACATGCAGGCTCAGCTTATGACCCTTATGTGTCTGGCTGACGGTGCTGGAACCATTGAAGAGAAAATTTTTGAAAATCGTTTCATGCATGTGCAGGAACTTATGCGCATGGGAGCAGATATCAAACTTAAAGGCCGTACTGCGATGGTTCGCGGAGTTGAAAGACTTACCGGAGCACCTGTGATGGCTTCTGATCTGCGTGCAAGTGCATCACTTGTTGTCGCAGGACTTGCCGCATCCGGACGTACTGATGTGCAGCGTATCTATCATCTCGACAGAGGGTATGAAAAACTGGAAGATAAACTTTCAGCCGTAGGTGCTCGAATCTGGCGGGAAAAAGAGTAA
- a CDS encoding aminopeptidase, giving the protein MNKSLEHETKSCWELYQADEHQQAMDDLAARYIDFLTRCKTERETIKYVEEKLEEAGFDDFIGSDKCFRSFRDKTIFIARKGKNPLSQGFRLIGAHADTPRLDLKQHPLYEDLGMSMAKTHYYGGIRKYQWLARPLSLHGVVIKESGEKVDVVIGEDLNDPVLTILDLLPHLAYKQVEKKVSDAFEAEKLNILMGHSISFSKDEEKEGETKTSVKRKVLEILNEKYGIIEEDLFSAEMHIVPAGPARYVGLDKSVVGGYGQDDRSCVFLALEAFLNAPQPEHAQVVLFYDKEEIGSEGSTGAKSLFFEYCLEDLIEAWEPNAKLSRVMMAGKALSTDVHAAIDPDYQDVHEKFNSAYLGYGPCFCKFTGHRGKVGANDAHPEFVAWLRKILSEAQVPWQMAELGKVDLGGGGTVAKFLALYGMDVIDFGPPVLSMHSPFELTSKADLYATELAFRTFLKN; this is encoded by the coding sequence ATGAATAAATCACTTGAGCATGAAACTAAAAGTTGTTGGGAGCTTTATCAGGCTGATGAGCACCAGCAGGCAATGGATGATCTTGCTGCCCGTTATATTGATTTTCTTACCCGCTGCAAAACAGAGCGTGAGACAATTAAGTATGTAGAAGAAAAACTTGAAGAAGCTGGATTTGATGATTTTATCGGGTCTGATAAATGCTTCCGCAGTTTCCGCGACAAAACAATTTTTATTGCCCGTAAAGGTAAGAATCCTCTTTCGCAGGGATTCAGATTAATCGGCGCACACGCTGATACTCCCCGTCTGGATCTTAAACAGCATCCTCTGTACGAAGATCTCGGCATGAGCATGGCTAAAACTCATTATTATGGCGGTATCAGAAAATATCAGTGGCTGGCACGGCCTTTGTCTTTGCATGGTGTAGTGATCAAAGAAAGCGGGGAGAAAGTCGATGTTGTCATCGGTGAGGATCTTAATGATCCGGTTTTGACGATTCTCGATCTTTTGCCGCACCTTGCCTATAAGCAGGTTGAAAAGAAAGTCTCTGATGCATTTGAAGCTGAAAAGCTTAATATTCTTATGGGGCATTCCATTTCGTTCTCCAAAGATGAGGAGAAAGAAGGTGAAACAAAAACATCCGTAAAACGCAAAGTTCTTGAAATTTTAAATGAAAAGTACGGTATTATCGAGGAAGATCTGTTCAGTGCTGAAATGCATATTGTACCTGCCGGACCGGCCCGTTACGTGGGACTCGATAAATCTGTAGTTGGTGGATACGGGCAGGATGATCGTTCTTGCGTATTTCTGGCTCTTGAAGCTTTTCTCAATGCTCCGCAGCCGGAACATGCACAGGTTGTGCTTTTTTATGACAAGGAAGAGATCGGTTCTGAAGGTTCAACTGGTGCTAAATCTCTTTTCTTTGAATATTGCCTCGAAGATTTAATCGAAGCATGGGAACCAAATGCCAAGCTTTCACGGGTAATGATGGCCGGTAAAGCTCTTTCTACAGACGTACATGCCGCTATCGATCCGGATTATCAGGATGTTCATGAAAAATTTAATTCAGCTTACCTCGGTTACGGTCCCTGTTTTTGTAAATTTACCGGGCATCGTGGAAAAGTAGGAGCCAATGACGCTCATCCTGAGTTCGTGGCATGGCTGCGTAAAATACTCAGTGAAGCACAGGTTCCATGGCAGATGGCTGAGCTCGGCAAAGTGGACCTCGGCGGAGGCGGAACTGTTGCTAAGTTTCTTGCTCTCTACGGAATGGATGTTATCGATTTTGGCCCTCCTGTACTGTCCATGCACAGTCCGTTTGAGTTGACCAGTAAGGCTGACCTTTACGCAACCGAACTGGCTTTCAGGACTTTTTTGAAGAACTAG
- a CDS encoding Fur family transcriptional regulator, which yields MDTKKRLNHILEVLSGQGNRLTPQRIAIISAIVEDDSHPSVEKVYAEIKRDFPTTSLATVYKTIKLLKDSGEILELEFGDEGSRFDGRKPYPHPHLVCTQCGAVIDSDMENFDEFINKMTAESGFKIQGHRFDIYGLCPACRN from the coding sequence ATGGATACGAAGAAGCGTTTAAATCATATACTGGAAGTTTTGAGTGGGCAGGGTAATCGTCTTACTCCGCAAAGGATTGCCATAATCTCTGCTATTGTTGAGGATGATTCACATCCCAGCGTAGAAAAGGTATATGCTGAAATTAAACGCGATTTTCCTACAACCAGCCTTGCAACTGTATACAAGACTATCAAATTGCTTAAGGATTCAGGTGAAATTCTGGAACTTGAATTCGGAGATGAAGGAAGCCGTTTTGATGGTCGTAAACCTTATCCACACCCACATCTCGTCTGCACCCAATGCGGCGCTGTAATAGATTCTGATATGGAAAATTTTGATGAATTTATTAATAAGATGACTGCAGAATCAGGGTTTAAAATTCAGGGACATAGATTCGATATTTACGGTTTATGCCCAGCCTGTCGAAATTAA
- a CDS encoding catalase, with protein MAKKKLTTNFGAPVPDNQNAMTAGPRGPMLLQDVWFLEKLANFDREVIPERRMHAKGSGAYGTFTVTHDITKYTKAALFSEIGKKTEMFVRFSTVAGERGAADAERDIRGFAMKFYTEQGNWDLVGNNTPVFFLRDPLKFPDLNHAVKRDPRTNLRSAKNNWDFWTSLPEALHQVTITMSDRGIPKSYRHMHGFGSHTFSFINAENERFWVKFHFHTQQGIENLTDEEAMKTVGMCRESHQRDLYDSIENKDFPRWKMSVQIMPEKDAATYKHNPFDLTKVWYRGDYPLIEVGEFELNRNPENYFAEVEQSAFNPASIVPGISFSPDKMLQGRLFSYGDAQRYRLGVNHHLIPVNAARCPVHGYSRDGAMRVDGNYGSTLAYEPNSYGEWEEQPDFSEPPLDIEGAADHWDHREDDDYYTQPGLLFNLMNAQQKQVLFDNTARAMGDAPMEIKKRHVGNCFKADPAYGKGVADALGIDINELK; from the coding sequence ATGGCTAAAAAAAAATTAACAACCAATTTCGGCGCGCCGGTTCCTGATAATCAGAATGCTATGACTGCCGGACCCAGAGGACCGATGCTTTTACAGGATGTATGGTTTCTTGAGAAACTTGCTAATTTTGACCGTGAGGTCATACCTGAGCGGCGGATGCATGCCAAAGGGTCCGGTGCATACGGAACATTCACAGTAACTCACGATATTACCAAATATACAAAAGCAGCTCTTTTCTCGGAGATAGGTAAGAAAACAGAAATGTTTGTGCGTTTCTCCACTGTAGCAGGGGAGCGTGGAGCAGCTGATGCTGAGCGTGATATTCGTGGTTTTGCTATGAAGTTCTATACTGAGCAGGGAAACTGGGATCTCGTCGGTAATAATACTCCGGTCTTTTTTTTGCGTGATCCTCTGAAATTCCCTGACCTTAACCATGCTGTAAAGCGTGACCCAAGAACAAATCTGCGCAGTGCAAAAAATAACTGGGATTTCTGGACTTCACTGCCTGAAGCATTGCATCAGGTGACTATTACTATGAGTGACCGTGGTATTCCAAAGAGCTATCGCCACATGCATGGATTCGGAAGCCATACTTTCAGTTTTATCAATGCTGAAAATGAACGTTTCTGGGTGAAGTTTCATTTCCACACGCAGCAGGGAATTGAGAATCTTACTGATGAAGAAGCAATGAAGACAGTTGGTATGTGCCGCGAAAGTCATCAGCGCGATCTTTATGATTCAATCGAAAATAAGGATTTCCCACGCTGGAAGATGTCTGTCCAGATTATGCCTGAAAAGGATGCTGCAACTTATAAGCACAACCCGTTTGATCTGACTAAGGTGTGGTATCGTGGAGATTATCCACTTATTGAAGTCGGTGAGTTTGAACTCAATCGTAATCCTGAAAACTATTTTGCTGAAGTGGAACAGTCTGCTTTCAATCCCGCAAGCATCGTTCCCGGTATAAGTTTTTCACCGGATAAAATGCTTCAGGGCCGCTTGTTCTCTTACGGAGATGCTCAGCGTTACCGTCTTGGGGTTAACCATCACCTTATTCCAGTTAATGCAGCCCGCTGCCCTGTGCACGGCTATAGTCGTGACGGAGCTATGCGTGTTGATGGTAATTACGGCAGTACTCTTGCTTATGAACCAAATAGTTATGGTGAATGGGAAGAACAACCTGATTTCTCTGAACCGCCTCTTGATATCGAAGGGGCAGCAGATCATTGGGATCATCGCGAAGATGATGATTATTACACCCAGCCGGGGTTGTTGTTCAATCTGATGAATGCTCAGCAGAAGCAGGTGCTTTTTGATAATACTGCCCGTGCTATGGGGGATGCTCCCATGGAAATCAAGAAGAGGCATGTCGGAAATTGTTTCAAAGCCGATCCTGCTTATGGTAAGGGTGTTGCCGATGCTCTTGGTATTGATATCAATGAATTAAAATAA
- a CDS encoding ArsR/SmtB family transcription factor has product MKSINVMKPLCHYEARAKIMKAMAHPSRLMMVDSLSHGEKCVCELTELVGHDISTVSKHLRILKDAGIVEDERRGKQAYYRLKVPCILNFFHCIESVVAANNK; this is encoded by the coding sequence ATGAAATCAATAAATGTGATGAAGCCTCTGTGTCATTATGAGGCTAGAGCCAAGATAATGAAAGCCATGGCTCACCCGTCAAGGTTGATGATGGTTGATTCTTTGTCTCATGGCGAAAAATGTGTGTGCGAACTGACTGAACTTGTCGGTCATGATATCTCAACAGTCTCCAAACATCTGCGGATATTAAAGGATGCTGGCATAGTTGAAGATGAAAGGCGGGGAAAACAAGCGTACTATAGACTTAAGGTTCCATGTATTTTGAATTTTTTTCATTGCATAGAATCAGTTGTTGCAGCGAACAATAAATAA
- a CDS encoding thioredoxin family protein gives MSVSLSFVFGTVDSFASSTSAADLISGAPQEVPVKGTVTMIDLGAHKCIPCKMMAPVIKELSVEYEGRAAIVFIDVWENSNVPQQFGIRAIPTQIFYDAQGKEQYRHEGFMDKQSVVKVLQRLGVR, from the coding sequence ATGTCGGTTAGCTTGAGTTTTGTATTCGGAACGGTCGATTCTTTTGCCAGTTCAACATCTGCCGCAGATTTAATTTCCGGAGCTCCTCAGGAAGTTCCTGTAAAAGGAACAGTCACTATGATTGATCTGGGAGCCCATAAATGCATTCCATGCAAAATGATGGCTCCTGTTATCAAGGAACTTTCTGTTGAGTATGAAGGCAGGGCGGCTATCGTATTTATTGATGTGTGGGAGAACTCCAATGTCCCGCAGCAATTTGGAATCAGAGCGATTCCCACCCAGATCTTCTATGATGCACAGGGAAAAGAACAGTACAGGCATGAAGGCTTTATGGACAAACAATCTGTTGTTAAAGTTCTGCAGCGTCTGGGCGTGCGGTAG
- the selA gene encoding L-seryl-tRNA(Sec) selenium transferase produces MSNLFKYLPSVDSVLNKLEEEGVIDGLPRALSRDLVNGFLDVCREEIKGGIITEEKQLSSENIFPRLACHVRAGAKPHFRRVLNATGVVVHTNLGRSLLAESAVKAVTEACACYSNLEFDLKTGERGSRYSHVEKLICEITGAEAALVVNNNASAVLITLETLAKGREAVVSRGQLVEIGGSFRIPDVMTKSGAVLREVGATNRTHLHDYENAINEETALLMKVHTSNFRVIGFTKEVSGGELAELGRKYELPVYEDLGSGNLTNFSGLGLMREPTVQEVVAEGVDVVSFSGDKVLGGPQAGIIVGSKKYIDMIKKNPLNRAVRIDKMTLAALEATLRLYLDPETAMREVPTVRMITEKPENLKAQAQSLARVMRRVLGEKVIIGVREGVSRVGGGAFPEQDLKTFLVTVVPQNNISVELLKERLLSTEPPLVARIELDAFCLDPRTLSREEYKLAAETVSQALG; encoded by the coding sequence TTGTCCAATCTTTTTAAATATCTGCCCTCTGTTGATTCCGTCCTGAACAAATTGGAGGAAGAGGGTGTAATTGATGGTCTGCCACGTGCGTTGTCACGTGATCTGGTTAATGGTTTTCTTGATGTCTGCCGTGAGGAAATCAAAGGCGGCATTATTACGGAGGAAAAGCAGCTTTCCAGTGAAAATATTTTTCCCCGTCTGGCCTGTCATGTGCGCGCCGGTGCTAAACCTCATTTTCGCAGGGTGCTTAATGCTACCGGAGTTGTTGTGCATACCAATCTTGGGCGTTCTCTGCTGGCAGAATCGGCAGTTAAAGCCGTGACGGAGGCTTGTGCCTGTTATTCCAATCTTGAATTTGATCTTAAGACCGGAGAGCGGGGCAGCCGTTACAGTCATGTTGAGAAGCTGATCTGCGAAATTACCGGTGCTGAAGCTGCTCTGGTGGTTAACAATAATGCTTCTGCTGTCTTAATTACCCTTGAAACCCTTGCAAAAGGTCGTGAAGCTGTTGTTTCGCGCGGACAGCTGGTTGAGATCGGCGGGTCTTTCAGAATACCTGATGTCATGACCAAGAGCGGGGCAGTTTTACGTGAGGTCGGGGCTACCAACCGCACTCATCTGCATGATTATGAGAATGCCATAAATGAAGAGACTGCACTGCTCATGAAAGTGCATACTTCAAATTTCAGAGTGATCGGGTTTACCAAGGAAGTCTCAGGCGGTGAACTGGCAGAACTCGGCCGAAAATATGAACTTCCCGTATATGAAGATCTTGGCAGCGGTAATCTGACCAATTTTTCAGGTTTAGGGCTTATGCGTGAACCGACTGTACAGGAAGTTGTTGCCGAGGGCGTAGATGTGGTTTCATTTTCAGGAGATAAAGTTCTGGGTGGACCGCAGGCGGGAATCATTGTCGGCAGTAAAAAGTATATAGACATGATTAAGAAAAATCCGCTTAACCGGGCTGTGCGGATCGATAAAATGACACTGGCAGCTCTTGAAGCTACTTTGCGTCTATACCTTGATCCTGAAACTGCGATGCGTGAGGTTCCAACTGTACGCATGATTACCGAGAAACCGGAAAATCTTAAAGCTCAGGCTCAGTCTCTGGCCCGTGTTATGCGGCGTGTACTGGGTGAGAAGGTTATCATCGGAGTACGTGAAGGCGTGTCCCGTGTGGGTGGTGGCGCTTTTCCAGAGCAGGATTTGAAAACTTTTCTGGTTACCGTTGTTCCGCAGAATAATATCTCTGTTGAGTTACTTAAAGAGCGTCTGCTCTCAACAGAACCGCCTCTGGTGGCAAGAATTGAATTAGATGCATTCTGTCTTGACCCGCGTACCCTTTCGCGGGAAGAATATAAGCTTGCAGCAGAAACTGTTTCTCAGGCACTTGGTTAA
- the selB gene encoding selenocysteine-specific translation elongation factor, with amino-acid sequence MPVVMGTAGHIDHGKTSLIKALTGTDCDRLAEEKKRGITIELGFASLDLGGSDSLSIIDVPGHEKFVKNMVAGAAGIDFVLLVIAADEGVMPQTREHLEICTLLGIEQGFVVLTKVDMVDEEWLALVKEDVKEFLAPSFLADAPVHAVSSHTGQGLDGLKTEIATFMKDFAPKRRTDLARLPVDRVFTMKGHGTVVTGTLISGKLSVGDDVVLYPEMTETKVRSLQSHGSSVETAPAGRRTAVNLHGLDVDDVERGEVLGRPGTLFPSTVWDVEITCLPSSPKSLKHRKEIHFHHGSKEVMAKVYFLDREKLEKGESAVCQVRFDKPMTGVYGDRIVLRSFSPLRTIAGGSIINPLGRKVKRFSDDVKRLESLIDADPEDLILTQLELAGNAGLTFQELSILTNVASKPLEKMLQSLGGQQKVFLFDKETRSFVFGGHYDLLAQGLIEHLKEFHKNEPMKSGVSRGEIGSTFGKKLPSKLFHAIVEKLLKKNDIVAVQEILHLPGHKVSLASDQQKLRDTLLEVYEKGGLTPPNIKDVLEPLELTFKEAASVYRLLQDAGLLVRIKEDMYFSKSAVDGLQKTLEGYFTDHDELGPQDFKELVGLSRKFSIPLLEFMDKEKFTMRVGDKRRLRKQI; translated from the coding sequence ATGCCTGTAGTAATGGGGACGGCTGGTCATATTGACCATGGTAAGACCAGTTTGATCAAAGCGTTGACCGGTACAGATTGTGACCGTCTGGCTGAGGAAAAGAAGCGTGGTATTACCATTGAGCTTGGTTTTGCCAGTCTCGACCTTGGCGGTTCTGATTCGCTGAGTATTATCGATGTGCCGGGCCATGAGAAGTTTGTGAAAAATATGGTTGCCGGAGCAGCAGGGATTGATTTTGTATTGCTGGTTATAGCTGCTGATGAGGGTGTAATGCCTCAGACCCGTGAGCATCTTGAGATTTGTACGCTGCTTGGTATTGAGCAGGGTTTCGTAGTTCTGACTAAAGTTGATATGGTTGATGAGGAATGGCTTGCACTCGTTAAAGAGGATGTGAAGGAATTTCTGGCGCCCAGTTTTCTGGCAGATGCTCCTGTTCACGCTGTGTCTTCCCATACAGGACAGGGGCTTGATGGGCTTAAGACTGAGATCGCAACTTTCATGAAGGATTTCGCTCCTAAAAGACGTACCGATCTGGCCCGACTGCCTGTAGACAGGGTTTTTACTATGAAAGGGCACGGAACCGTAGTTACCGGAACATTGATTTCCGGTAAGCTTTCTGTGGGTGATGATGTCGTGCTTTATCCTGAAATGACGGAAACCAAAGTCCGCAGCCTACAGTCGCATGGCAGCAGCGTGGAAACTGCTCCGGCAGGTCGTAGGACTGCTGTAAATCTTCATGGTCTGGACGTGGATGATGTTGAGCGTGGAGAAGTTCTTGGCCGTCCCGGTACGCTTTTTCCATCAACTGTGTGGGATGTAGAGATTACATGCCTGCCGTCTTCACCCAAGTCGCTTAAACATCGTAAAGAGATTCATTTTCATCATGGTTCGAAAGAGGTTATGGCGAAGGTATATTTTCTTGATCGTGAAAAACTTGAAAAAGGTGAGAGTGCCGTTTGTCAGGTGCGCTTTGATAAGCCTATGACCGGAGTTTACGGGGACCGTATTGTTCTCAGGTCCTTTTCGCCTCTCAGAACCATTGCCGGCGGCAGTATTATTAATCCGCTGGGGCGTAAAGTTAAACGTTTCTCGGATGACGTGAAAAGACTGGAGTCATTGATTGACGCAGATCCTGAAGATTTGATTCTGACTCAGCTCGAACTTGCGGGAAATGCCGGACTTACTTTTCAGGAACTTTCTATTTTGACCAATGTAGCATCCAAGCCGCTGGAGAAAATGTTGCAGAGTCTGGGCGGTCAGCAGAAAGTTTTTCTGTTTGATAAGGAAACAAGAAGCTTTGTTTTTGGCGGTCATTATGACCTGCTTGCGCAGGGGCTTATAGAGCACTTAAAAGAATTTCATAAAAACGAGCCTATGAAATCTGGTGTATCGCGAGGTGAAATTGGTTCGACATTCGGTAAAAAACTGCCATCTAAGTTGTTTCATGCCATAGTCGAGAAACTGCTGAAGAAAAATGACATTGTTGCAGTTCAGGAAATTCTGCATCTGCCCGGTCATAAGGTCTCACTGGCCTCTGACCAGCAGAAATTAAGAGATACGTTACTTGAAGTGTATGAAAAAGGTGGATTGACACCTCCAAATATTAAAGATGTACTTGAACCTTTGGAACTGACTTTTAAAGAGGCTGCTTCAGTATACAGACTGTTGCAGGATGCAGGTCTGCTGGTTAGAATTAAAGAGGATATGTATTTTTCAAAATCTGCTGTTGATGGCCTGCAAAAGACTCTTGAGGGCTATTTCACAGACCACGATGAACTGGGACCGCAGGATTTTAAGGAACTTGTAGGTCTATCTAGAAAGTTCTCTATTCCGTTGCTGGAATTTATGGATAAAGAGAAGTTTACTATGCGTGTGGGCGATAAGCGCAGGCTTAGAAAACAGATCTAG